A window from Streptomyces sp. FXJ1.172 encodes these proteins:
- a CDS encoding PaaI family thioesterase, giving the protein MTVTAQDVYTLAPFARTLGIRFGSLKADAVTAQLAYTPEQSTVGAAMHGGALMGLADVAGAVCATLNGTADTVPATMESTTHFLRPVHGTGAFATSRPLHVGKSTVTVEIDIRDDKDRLCARVTQLAALRRRHD; this is encoded by the coding sequence ATGACCGTCACCGCGCAAGACGTCTACACCTTGGCGCCGTTCGCCAGAACGCTCGGGATACGCTTCGGATCCCTCAAGGCCGACGCCGTCACCGCGCAACTCGCCTACACGCCCGAGCAGTCCACCGTCGGCGCCGCGATGCACGGCGGGGCACTGATGGGGCTGGCCGATGTAGCCGGCGCCGTGTGCGCCACGCTGAACGGGACCGCCGACACCGTCCCCGCGACCATGGAATCCACCACCCACTTCCTGCGGCCCGTACACGGCACCGGCGCCTTCGCGACCTCCCGCCCGCTGCACGTCGGCAAGTCGACGGTCACCGTGGAAATCGACATCAGGGACGACAAAGACCGGCTCTGCGCCCGCGTCACCCAACTCGCCGCCCTGCGCAGGCGCCATGACTGA
- a CDS encoding nuclear transport factor 2 family protein yields the protein MDTTVMRYQEAMRKKSADALAALYAEDAVHEVPFTVPGFPPRFEGREAIRAAYGAMWSASPVVIDSVDTTALHRTSDEEVVVVEQHTRGHVGPEGPAFGVPSLLVLRIRAGLIVHCRDYMDGLAVAMARPGGLTAR from the coding sequence ATGGACACCACTGTGATGCGCTACCAAGAGGCCATGCGCAAGAAGTCGGCCGACGCGCTGGCCGCGCTGTATGCCGAGGACGCGGTCCATGAGGTCCCCTTCACCGTTCCCGGGTTCCCTCCCAGGTTCGAGGGCCGCGAGGCCATCCGGGCCGCCTACGGCGCGATGTGGAGTGCCAGCCCGGTCGTGATCGACAGCGTGGATACCACGGCGCTGCACCGGACCTCTGACGAGGAGGTGGTCGTGGTGGAGCAGCACACCCGCGGACATGTGGGGCCGGAGGGGCCTGCCTTCGGCGTGCCGAGCCTGCTGGTGCTGCGGATCCGGGCCGGCTTGATCGTTCACTGCCGCGACTACATGGACGGTCTCGCGGTGGCGATGGCCAGGCCGGGCGGACTGACCGCCCGGTGA
- a CDS encoding TetR/AcrR family transcriptional regulator codes for MTEGPGQTTTDDRAGTTQGRRRSRAKRGHGGRLRDELIEAAGTLLDNAGEDGVTIRAVAQAVGVSTPSVYLHFDNRLELLHTVCLGIWDELGQHMLNISARTTDPFTELHQRSVAYIRFGLDHPLRYRLVATGPATAATEQVADACFRFLRETVQRCADAGVLHGDVTALTRAICACLHGAVSLLILQPTSKWPDDLPQYADDAATLACHGAAALSRTHHDRHET; via the coding sequence ATGACTGAGGGACCCGGCCAGACCACGACCGACGACCGCGCCGGCACAACCCAAGGCCGTCGGCGCAGCCGCGCCAAGCGAGGCCACGGCGGCCGACTGAGGGACGAACTCATCGAAGCAGCCGGCACACTGCTCGACAACGCCGGCGAGGACGGCGTGACCATCCGAGCGGTGGCACAGGCCGTCGGGGTCAGCACCCCCTCGGTATATCTGCACTTCGACAACCGACTGGAACTGCTGCACACCGTGTGCCTCGGGATCTGGGACGAACTCGGCCAACACATGCTGAACATCAGCGCCCGGACCACCGACCCGTTCACCGAACTCCACCAACGCAGTGTCGCCTACATCAGGTTCGGGCTCGACCACCCCCTGCGCTACCGCCTGGTCGCGACCGGACCCGCGACAGCCGCCACCGAGCAGGTCGCCGACGCCTGCTTCCGATTCCTGAGGGAAACGGTGCAGCGATGCGCCGACGCCGGCGTACTCCACGGCGATGTGACGGCACTGACCCGGGCCATCTGCGCATGCCTGCACGGCGCCGTCTCACTACTGATCCTCCAGCCCACCTCCAAATGGCCCGACGACCTCCCCCAGTACGCAGACGATGCCGCCACCCTCGCCTGCCACGGCGCCGCCGCCCTCTCACGCACACACCACGACCGCCACGAAACGTGA
- a CDS encoding MarR family winged helix-turn-helix transcriptional regulator: protein MTETRSLEPEEWEFWDTWMRAQRLLTRELERGLQRDCDISKAEFSVLVTLWQAAGREMRVGELSESLDWDKSRVSHQLTRMERRGFVKRTQYGADGRRAGIGLTAEGRRAAQSAILVHGGNIRRHFLDSLTPEQASVIRAWSEQAVDHLEPHRSEAVSEDAS, encoded by the coding sequence ATGACGGAGACTCGATCGCTGGAACCCGAGGAGTGGGAGTTCTGGGATACCTGGATGCGCGCGCAGCGCCTGCTCACCAGGGAGCTGGAGCGTGGTCTACAACGTGACTGCGACATCTCGAAGGCCGAGTTCAGCGTGCTGGTGACGCTGTGGCAGGCCGCCGGCCGCGAGATGCGTGTCGGCGAACTCTCCGAGTCACTCGACTGGGACAAGAGCCGCGTCTCACATCAGCTGACGCGCATGGAAAGACGCGGCTTCGTCAAGCGCACCCAGTACGGGGCCGATGGTCGCCGCGCGGGGATCGGGCTGACCGCCGAGGGGCGCCGGGCCGCCCAGAGTGCCATCCTCGTGCACGGCGGCAACATCCGCCGCCACTTCCTCGACTCACTGACCCCCGAGCAGGCATCAGTCATCCGGGCATGGAGCGAGCAAGCAGTCGATCACCTGGAGCCGCACCGCAGCGAGGCGGTCAGCGAGGACGCGTCCTAG
- a CDS encoding LUD domain-containing protein, whose protein sequence is MTTSIKAAQFASPAPAQRLERAAAALTEHGFVVEILDDAAAARARIEELIPEGASVFTGASETLRISGIDDDINTSGRYDSVKARGWQMDRATQRNEIWRALSVPDFIVGSIAAVTETGSLVAASASGSQLPGYGGAAARAIWVVGAQKLVPDLSTALRRVEEHCLPLENERAQKAYGVPSALNRILILNAEPDPGRGTVLLLREAIGF, encoded by the coding sequence ATGACCACTTCCATCAAGGCCGCGCAGTTCGCCTCCCCCGCGCCGGCGCAGCGTCTGGAACGGGCGGCCGCGGCGCTGACGGAACACGGCTTCGTCGTCGAGATCCTCGACGACGCTGCCGCCGCGAGGGCCCGTATCGAGGAACTCATTCCCGAGGGCGCGAGCGTGTTCACCGGGGCCAGCGAGACGCTTCGCATCTCCGGCATCGACGACGACATCAACACCAGCGGTCGGTACGACTCCGTCAAGGCCCGAGGGTGGCAGATGGATCGGGCCACCCAGAGGAACGAGATCTGGCGGGCCCTGTCGGTCCCCGACTTCATCGTGGGCAGCATCGCCGCAGTCACCGAGACCGGCTCCCTGGTGGCCGCCTCGGCCAGTGGAAGCCAACTGCCCGGCTACGGCGGAGCCGCCGCCCGCGCGATCTGGGTCGTCGGAGCCCAGAAACTGGTGCCGGACCTGTCCACCGCACTGCGCCGGGTCGAGGAGCACTGCCTGCCGCTGGAGAACGAACGCGCCCAGAAGGCCTACGGCGTGCCCAGCGCCCTCAACCGGATCCTCATCCTCAACGCCGAACCCGACCCCGGCCGCGGCACCGTGCTGCTGCTCCGCGAAGCCATCGGGTTCTGA
- a CDS encoding IS5 family transposase (programmed frameshift), translating into MTGRAELTDVAWEALKPMLPAADGPGRPWRDHRQVINGVLWRLRTGAPWRDLPERYGPWQTVYERFARWERDGTWARLLEQIQVRDDSVGVVEWTVSVDSTINRSHQHAAGARKKGAGANGGVEGSARSAADQALGRSRGGLTTKVHLACDGRGLPLAVVLSPGNVNDCTVFKAVLESVRVPRAGAGRPRQRPDTVIADKAYSSREVRQDLRRRGIRAVIPERADQRANRQRRGRAGGRPPAFDPELYKARNVVERCFSRLKQFRAIATRFDKLATRYRAGLHIASLILWLRQPAHERLPDTV; encoded by the exons GTGACAGGACGCGCCGAGCTGACGGACGTAGCATGGGAGGCGCTGAAGCCCATGCTGCCGGCTGCCGATGGACCAGGCCGTCCGTGGCGCGACCACCGGCAGGTAATCAACGGCGTGTTATGGCGGCTGCGAACAGGTGCTCCCTGGCGTGACCTGCCGGAACGCTACGGGCCGTGGCAGACGGTTTATGAGCGGTTCGCCCGTTGGGAGCGGGACGGGACCTGGGCCCGCCTCCTGGAGCAGATTCAGGTGCGGGACGACTCCGTCGGAGTGGTGGAATGGACGGTGTCGGTGGACTCCACCATCAACCGCTCCCACCAGCACGCGGCCGGCGCCCGGA AAAAGGGGGCGGGCGCGAACGGCGGGGTGGAAGGTTCGGCACGCTCGGCGGCCGACCAGGCGCTGGGCCGCTCCCGCGGCGGGCTGACCACCAAAGTCCATCTCGCCTGCGACGGCCGGGGCCTGCCCCTGGCTGTCGTCCTCAGTCCCGGCAACGTCAACGACTGCACCGTGTTCAAAGCGGTGCTGGAATCTGTGCGGGTGCCTCGGGCAGGCGCCGGGCGGCCGCGGCAAAGACCCGACACGGTCATCGCGGACAAGGCGTACTCGTCACGGGAGGTCCGACAGGACCTGCGGCGCCGGGGCATCCGCGCAGTCATCCCGGAGCGGGCCGACCAAAGGGCCAATCGCCAGCGCCGCGGCAGAGCCGGTGGCAGACCACCGGCCTTCGACCCTGAACTCTACAAAGCCCGCAACGTGGTCGAGCGCTGCTTCAGCCGCCTCAAGCAATTCCGAGCCATCGCAACGCGCTTCGACAAGCTGGCAACCCGCTACCGGGCCGGACTCCACATCGCCTCACTCATCCTTTGGCTCCGCCAACCCGCTCACGAACGATTGCCAGACACGGTCTAA
- a CDS encoding NADPH-dependent FMN reductase: protein MPLRIAVILGSTRPGRRGDQIAAWALEAARAHGGADYALIDLADHDLGNLDEPGNPNFQQYQHDHTRAWGALIDSFDGYVFLVPEYNHSFHGALKNALDYVYREWNDKAAGIISYGGWVAGARAAEALRLVLAELQVATVRAQPTISTHPSFRTGTFVPQEGLDTAVGDMLDQVIAWSGALRGVRQVKTQTPTAA from the coding sequence ATGCCACTTCGCATCGCAGTCATCCTCGGAAGCACCCGCCCCGGACGCCGCGGCGACCAGATCGCCGCCTGGGCACTGGAGGCCGCCCGTGCCCACGGTGGAGCCGACTACGCGCTCATCGACCTCGCCGACCACGACCTCGGCAACCTCGACGAGCCCGGCAACCCGAACTTCCAGCAGTACCAGCACGACCACACCCGCGCCTGGGGCGCACTCATCGACAGCTTCGATGGCTACGTCTTCCTCGTCCCCGAGTACAACCACTCCTTCCACGGAGCCCTGAAGAACGCCCTGGACTACGTCTACCGGGAGTGGAACGACAAGGCCGCCGGGATCATCAGCTACGGCGGCTGGGTCGCCGGGGCCCGGGCCGCCGAGGCGCTGCGGCTCGTCCTCGCCGAACTCCAGGTGGCCACGGTCCGCGCCCAGCCCACCATCTCGACACACCCCTCGTTCCGCACCGGCACCTTCGTCCCCCAGGAGGGCCTCGACACCGCCGTAGGCGACATGCTCGACCAGGTGATCGCCTGGTCCGGCGCCCTGCGCGGGGTACGCCAGGTCAAGACGCAGACGCCCACGGCTGCATGA